The proteins below are encoded in one region of Sminthopsis crassicaudata isolate SCR6 chromosome 1, ASM4859323v1, whole genome shotgun sequence:
- the LOC141556246 gene encoding KRAB domain-containing protein 4-like translates to MAPQGPVTFRDVAVHFSQEEWRQLGPAQKELYREVMLENYCNLACLGFVTTKPDVISQLEQGEAPWLLEGGFPGSSCPGEDVCGFTSPAIPHFWRGRRGFEILASLWLEAPEASQETCSQRKCFTEKKPPPREGFQLRDNRTSFWRPTWGKDFCLS, encoded by the exons ATGGCCCCCCAG GGGCCAGTGACCTTCCGGGACGTGGCCGTGCACTTCTCCCAGGAGGAGTGGCGGCAGCTGGGCCCGGCCCAGAAGGAGCTGTACCGGGAggtgatgctggagaactacTGCAACCTGGCGTGCCTGG GCTTTGTGACCACCAAGCCAGATGTCATCTCTCAGTTGGAGCAAGGGGAGGCACCTTGGCTACTTGAAGGTGGATTTCCAGGAAGCAGCTGCCCAG GAGAAGACGTCTGTGGATTCAccagtccagcaatcccacacttttggaggggaagaagaggattcgagattctagcttcgctctggctggaggctccagaagcctcccaagaaacctgctcacagagaaaatgttttacagaaaagaaacctcctcccagagaaggatttcaactaagagacaacaggacatcattttggcgcccaacgtggggcaaggacttttgcttgtcctga
- the LOC141556230 gene encoding uncharacterized protein LOC141556230 isoform X1 — protein MSPGPAPFSLVLRESVTFRDVAVHFSREEWGRLRPAQKELYREVMLENYRNLACLGLAVSKPDVISQLEQGGAPWGPEHHVPGSSCADWETRPEVKKLPPKLDISIRETSNEMFKPNGPCISKLRDSLEYDARLERQLNEEERHSEQVKFIQRKTPNQEKIEYNEYGRSFNLESILFPQQRELIEKSLYEYDVQKSFRLYSEIRKHNICSKKIFSLYSKCGKSFTCNSELIKKRGLHIGEKTYECSECGKTFRQSTGLTQHHRIHTGEKPYKCNECGKAFRQSSGLIQHHRIHTGEKPYKCSECGKAFCQNSGLTQHQKIHTGEKPYECNECGKTFLRNTELTEHQITHTGEKPYECHECGKAFCQRAELSRHHKIHTGEKPYKCNECGKAFRQITHLTQHHKIHTGEKPYECNQCGKAFRYSSHLTRHRRTHTGEKPYECCECGKAFRRSSHFIRHQIIHTGEKPYKCSECGKAFRWNTGLSRHQRTHNEEKPY, from the exons ATGAGCCCCGGGCCAGCACCATTCTCCTTGGTGCTTCGGGAGTCCGTGACCTTCCGGGACGTGGCCGTGCACTTCTCCCGGGAGGAGTGGGGGCGGCTGCGCCCGGCCCAGAAGGAGCTGTACCGGGAggtgatgctggagaactaccGCAACCTGGCGTGCCTGG GCCTTGCGGTCTCCAAGCCAGACGTGATCTCTCAGCTGGAGCAAGGCGGAGCGCCTTGGGGGCCGGAGCACCATGTCCCAGGAAGCAGCTGTGCAG ATTGGGAAactaggcctgaagtcaaaaaGTTACCTCCAAAACTGGACATTTCTATAAGAGAAACATCCAATGAGATGTTTAAACCGAATGGTCCCTGTATCTCTAAGTTGAGAGATTCCTTGGAATATGATGCTAGATTAGAGAGACAACTGAATGAAGAGGAGAGACATTCTGAACAAGTAAAATTCATCCAAAGAAAAACTCCCAATcaagaaaaaattgaatataatgaaTATGGGAGAAGTTTCAATCTAGAATCAATCCTTTTTCCACAACAGAGAGAATTGATTGAAAAAAGCCTCTATGAGTATGACGTGCAGAAAAGCTTCAGACTGTATTCAGAGATaagaaaacataatatttgctcaaagaagatattttctttatatagtaAATGTGGGAAATCCTTCACTTGTAATTCAGAACTTATCAAGAAACGTGGATTACATATTGGAGAGAAAACTTATGAATGTAGTGAATGTGGCAAAACTTTCCGTCAGAGCACAGGACTTACTCAACATCATAGAATTCATAcaggagaaaaaccttataaatgtaatgaatgtggaaaggccttccGTCAGAGCTCCGGCCTTATTCAACATCATAGAATTCATAcaggagaaaaaccttataaatgcagtgaatgtggaaaggctttctgCCAAAACTCAGGCCTTACtcaacatcagaaaattcatactggagagaaaccttatgaatgtaatgaatgtggaaagacttttctCCGGAATACTGAACTAACTGAACACCAGATaactcatactggagaaaaaccttatgaatgtcacgaatgtgggaaagccttttgTCAGAGGGCAGAACTTAGTCGACATCataaaattcatactggagaaaagccttataaatgcaatgaatgtgggaaggccttccgCCAGATTACACATCTTACTCAACATCACaaaatccatactggagagaaaccatatgaaTGCAATCAATGTGGGAAGGCCTTTCGCTACAGTTCACACCTTACTCGACATCGTCGAACTCATACAGGGGAGAAACCATATGAATGTtgtgaatgtgggaaagctttccGCAGGAGTTCTCATTTTATTCGACATCAGATAATTCatactggggagaaaccttataaatgtagtgaatgtggaaaggcctttcGCTGGAACACAGGACTTAGCCGACATCAGAGAACTCATAACGAAGAGAAGCCTTATTAA
- the LOC141556230 gene encoding uncharacterized protein LOC141556230 isoform X2: MFKPNGPCISKLRDSLEYDARLERQLNEEERHSEQVKFIQRKTPNQEKIEYNEYGRSFNLESILFPQQRELIEKSLYEYDVQKSFRLYSEIRKHNICSKKIFSLYSKCGKSFTCNSELIKKRGLHIGEKTYECSECGKTFRQSTGLTQHHRIHTGEKPYKCNECGKAFRQSSGLIQHHRIHTGEKPYKCSECGKAFCQNSGLTQHQKIHTGEKPYECNECGKTFLRNTELTEHQITHTGEKPYECHECGKAFCQRAELSRHHKIHTGEKPYKCNECGKAFRQITHLTQHHKIHTGEKPYECNQCGKAFRYSSHLTRHRRTHTGEKPYECCECGKAFRRSSHFIRHQIIHTGEKPYKCSECGKAFRWNTGLSRHQRTHNEEKPY, translated from the coding sequence ATGTTTAAACCGAATGGTCCCTGTATCTCTAAGTTGAGAGATTCCTTGGAATATGATGCTAGATTAGAGAGACAACTGAATGAAGAGGAGAGACATTCTGAACAAGTAAAATTCATCCAAAGAAAAACTCCCAATcaagaaaaaattgaatataatgaaTATGGGAGAAGTTTCAATCTAGAATCAATCCTTTTTCCACAACAGAGAGAATTGATTGAAAAAAGCCTCTATGAGTATGACGTGCAGAAAAGCTTCAGACTGTATTCAGAGATaagaaaacataatatttgctcaaagaagatattttctttatatagtaAATGTGGGAAATCCTTCACTTGTAATTCAGAACTTATCAAGAAACGTGGATTACATATTGGAGAGAAAACTTATGAATGTAGTGAATGTGGCAAAACTTTCCGTCAGAGCACAGGACTTACTCAACATCATAGAATTCATAcaggagaaaaaccttataaatgtaatgaatgtggaaaggccttccGTCAGAGCTCCGGCCTTATTCAACATCATAGAATTCATAcaggagaaaaaccttataaatgcagtgaatgtggaaaggctttctgCCAAAACTCAGGCCTTACtcaacatcagaaaattcatactggagagaaaccttatgaatgtaatgaatgtggaaagacttttctCCGGAATACTGAACTAACTGAACACCAGATaactcatactggagaaaaaccttatgaatgtcacgaatgtgggaaagccttttgTCAGAGGGCAGAACTTAGTCGACATCataaaattcatactggagaaaagccttataaatgcaatgaatgtgggaaggccttccgCCAGATTACACATCTTACTCAACATCACaaaatccatactggagagaaaccatatgaaTGCAATCAATGTGGGAAGGCCTTTCGCTACAGTTCACACCTTACTCGACATCGTCGAACTCATACAGGGGAGAAACCATATGAATGTtgtgaatgtgggaaagctttccGCAGGAGTTCTCATTTTATTCGACATCAGATAATTCatactggggagaaaccttataaatgtagtgaatgtggaaaggcctttcGCTGGAACACAGGACTTAGCCGACATCAGAGAACTCATAACGAAGAGAAGCCTTATTAA